The DNA sequence GGCGGAACATCCGTACAAACTCCAGTACGTCCTGAAATGACTGCTTTGCATTTTCCATGGAGACACCTTTCGTTTAGGCCTGCCTGCGCAGGCGTTATTATCGTAGCGCTCGGCTTACATGGCCGATCGCAATTTTCAAATTGTAGAGTCGGACTGAGAATATCTTACCGCGAACCGCCCTTTTTCGCGATAAGTTGTTGCAAATCGCTTATTTACGCAGCACCAGCCGCATCAGATCCGACAGCCTTTCGAGCTGACCGACCATTTCCAGACTCAGCCAGACATAGCCATGAATCGGCGTTTCAACCCGCTCATCGCTGTCAGACTCTCGGATCAACTGACGCAGTTCCCGGGTGATTTCGGCCAGTTCGGCACTGTTGGCGGAGATTTTTTCCGTACTGCCTTCAACCACAGCCGACGACAGCGCCCGCAGCGTATTTTCCGTCATTTGCTGGGTGCGTTTCAGCGCAGGCGCATTAAGCATAATCAGCAGGCTTTCACGGGATGACCACCAGGCATTGAGCTGAAGTTCAAGGGTACAAACCATATTGCGGTTAATAGTCTGGATCCCTTCAAATACCGAGCGCGGTATCCGTGTTTCCTTACTGGAAGGCTCAATAAGCGAGCGCATTTTCACTACGCCAGTGAGCAACCGTTGCAGAGGTTGCGTCAGACGGGGTTTCTCAACCAGATTAGGGGAAAAGCCAGCATGATAAATTTTTGCTGTTTCAAGCAACGAGTCCGACAGTTTGATGCGCCAGTGAATATAGGCTTTTTGCGGATAAATGCTGGTAAACAGCAGCGCCAGAATCGAACCAAGAATAACGTCGCCGCCGCGCCACAGCGCCGTGGTCATGTCGCCCGGCGGCGCGCCGCAAATTACCGCCAGCGTAATGCCGATCAGCAATGCCATATAAGGATGTTTTCCCATGGTCAGAAAACCACAGAGAAACATCACCAGCGTGCACCAGCCCAGCATAATCGGCAGAGAGTAAAGCTCCAGCTTCAGGGCAATCAGCCCGGAGACAGAGCCGAAGAGGGTTCCGCCAATGCGCTGTACGGCGCGGGGAAAAACGTTTCCCCATGATGAAATCGGCCCCATCACCACGACCAGCGTAATCAGCGGCCAGCTTCCTTCCGGGATAGCGAGCAGGCGGACCAGCAGAAAGGTCAGTACAAATGCCAGCGCAATGCGAATGCCGTGGACCGTACGGTAGTTACGATAGAGGGTGAATTCAAAGGCCGATAACGGCTTGTCGGGACGCACAGAGATCTCCAGAAGGCGGTTAAGGATCGCCGGGCATCATACCCTATGTCAGGCCCGCTGTACGGGGCATAGCGCATTTTTTCCGCCACTATTTCTTACTGCTAACAGTGGAATAACACCCTCAACATAAAACCAACAGAAAGGAGCCTAAAAATGCCGAATGGCGAGGGGCGGCTTTCTGAGAAGCCGCCCGGGAGAGTTACAGCTTCTGTTTGATAAAATCGCTGATGCGGGTAATGACACCGGCTTCGTCAACGGCCTGAAGCGTTACCAGCGGATATGAAGCGAGCTGCTTATCACCGTCAACCAGTTGGATAGTTCCCACCTGCTCGTGCGCTTTCAGCGGCGCGGCCAGATCCTTGCGTTCAATCACGTACTTCGCTTTGATTCTCTTTACATCTTCGCGCGGTAACGACAGATAGACATCTTTATCACTGCCTACGGAAACCCGATGGGGATTACCGTACCAGACATTTTCATGTCCGATTTCCTTGCCCGCATGGAACAGCTGCACGGTATCAAAATTGTTTTGTCCCCAGAGCAACAGCTTGCGAGCCTGTTCTTCACGCCCTTTGGAACTTTTCCCGCCCATTACGACGGCAATCAGACGACGCTGCCCATCCACGCTGGAGGCGATAATGTTATAGCCCGCGCTTTCCGTATGGCCAGTTTTCAGGCCGTCCACGTGCAACGTTTTATCCCATAACAAACCGTTACGATTTTGCTGAGTGATGCCGTTCCACGACAGCGATTTCTCGCTATACATCTGATAGAAATCCGGTTCGCCAAAAATGATCGCGCGCGAAAGCTTCGCCAGATCGCCTGCCGTGGTGTATTGTCCTGGCGCATCCAGACCGTGAACCGTTTCGAAATGGGTATTGGTCAGGCCCAGCTTCTGTACATATTGGTTCATCTGATCGACGAACGCCGCCTGGCTTCCTGCTACGTAATCCGCCAGCGCCACGCAGGCGTCGTTACCGGAATCGATAATCACTCCGCGGCTGAGATCGCGTACCGAGACTTTTTCACCCGGCTTGAGGAACATCAGTGAGGAGCCTTTAAACACCGGATTCCCCGCAGCCCAGGCATCCTTTCCTACCGTCACCATGTCATCGCGCGTAATGTGCTTAGCGTCAATCGCCCGGTCGACCACATAGCCGGTCATCAGTTTAGTCAGGCTGGCCGGATTGCGGCGCTCATCAGCGTTGCCCTGCGTCAGCACCTGCCCCGTCGTGGCGTCCATCAATACCCAGGAAGCCGCATCAATCGCCGGTGGCGTCAGCGGGAAAGCGAGTGGGTTATCCTCGGCGTGCGCCACAGAGGCAAAAGCCAGAACCAGAGTGAAACTTACGAGCTGACGCTTCTTCAACGGAAAATCCTCAATAAACAGATAAAAAAAACCAGCCTGTTGTACGGGATTCGATGCCATAAATCGCTAAAAAAGTGCAAGAAAATATTAATTTTCAGAGAATTAATTTGTGCCATCTTTCCAGGCAGACTTCGACGGCAAAAGCTTCAGGCCGATAGCTAAATGCTTTACCATACAGAGATATTTTCTTTTATCCGGATGTCAGCCAGTGAAACGCGAAACTTCCCCCCCTACCTTCCTTTTCCACGACTATGAAACCTTCGGCAAAAGCCCGTCGCTGGACCGGCCCGCGCAGTTTGCCGGGATCCGCACGGATATGGATTTCAACATCATCGGCGAACCAGAAGTGTTTTACTGCCAGCCTGCCGACGATTACCTTCCGCAGCCGGAAGCGGTGATGATCACCGGCATTACACCGCAGCTGGCACAGGCAAAAGGCATCAGCGAGGCGGCTTATACCCAGCGTATTCACCAGCTTTTTAGCGAACCCAATACCTGCATCGTGGGTTATAACAACGTCCGCTTTGATGATGAAGTGACGCGAAACCTGCTGTATCGCAACTTTTACGATCCCTATGGCTGGAGCTGGCAAAACGGCAACAGCCGCTGGGATCTGCTGGACGTTATGCGCGCCTGCTACGCGTTGCGCCCGGAAGGCATTGAGTGGCCGGAAAACGATGACGGCTTTCCGAGCTTTCGTCTGGAGCATCTGACCAAAGCCAACGGCGTCGCGCATGAAAATGCGCATGATGCGATGTCAGATGTTTATGCCACTATCGCTATGGCGAAACGGGTGAAGGAAAAGCAGCCGCGCCTGTACGATTTCCTGTTCAGCCATCGCAACAAGCAAAAAATCATGACCCTGATCGATATCCCACAGATGAAACCGCTGGTGCATATCTCTGGCATGTTCGGCGCATTTCGCGGTAATACCAGCTGGATTGCCCCGCTGGCCTGGCATCCCGATAATAAAAACGCATTGATTACCTGCGATCTGGCTCAGGACATCTCACCGCTGCTGGAGCTGGATGCCGATGCGCTGCGCGAGCGGTTATACACTCGCCGGGAAGATTTGGGTGACGCGTTACCCGTCCCCATCAAGCTGATGCATATCAATAAGTGTCCGGTGGTCGCACCGGCAAATACCCTGCGCCCGGAAGATGCTGAGCGTTTAGGCATCGATCGTCAGCGCTGTCTGGATAATCTGGCACTGCTGCGCCAGCATCCGGAAATTCGGGAGAAAGTGGTGACGCTGTTTGCCGAAGCCGAACCGTTTGTTGCGTCAGAGGATGTGGATGCGCAGCTCTACGATGGCTTCTTCAGCGATGCGGATCGTTCCGCGATGAACATTATCCGGCAGACCGCGCCGGAGAACCTGCCGGCGCTGGATTTGACGTTCAACGATGCCCGCATTGATAAATTGCTGTTCCGCTTCCGCGCACGCAACTACCCGGGAACCCTTGATGAAGCCGAGCAAAACCGCTGGCTGGCGCATCGTCGTGAGATGTTGAACCCGCAGAGAGTGCAGGATTACGTGCAGGAGCTGGAGATGCTGTTTAATCAGTATGAAGGTGACAAAGCGAAGATGGCCCAGCTGAAGGCGCTGTTCGACTACGCCCGTGAGCTGGTTTCCTGAGGCATTAAAAAAGGGCGCCGCTTTTTGCGTCTTTGTGGAAAGCCGCTGTTCCTTGAGCCTGCACGATACCAGCAACGAAAAAGGGCGCCGAAGCGCCCTTTTCTTTTAGCCGTTTACATTGGCTCTTCAGTCCACTGCGGGACCGGCTTGCGGAAGCGGTGCGTAACAACAGCCAGATAAACCAGGCCGATGGCACCCCAAACCAGGCCGAGGATCATCGAACTCTCTTCCAGGTTAATCCACAATGCACCCACTGTCAGTGCGCCACACAGCGGCAGCAGCAGGAAGTTGATGTTGTCTTTCAGCGTCTTGTTACGGCCTTCGCGGATCCAGAACTGCGAAATCACCGACAGGTTAACAAAGGTAAACGCCACCAGCGCACCAAAGTTAATCAACGCCGTTGCCGTGACCAGGTCGAAGCTGATTGCAGACAGCGCGACCACGCCGACCAGCAGTACGTTCAGTGCCGGCGTGCGCCATTTCGGGTGGACGTAGCCGAAGAAACGCTCCGGGAACACGCCATCACGGCCCATTACATACATCAGACGAGAGACGCCAGCATGTGCGGCCATACCTGAAGCCAGTACGGTGATACAGGAGAAAATCAGAATGCCGAACTGGAAGGTTTTACCCGCCACGTAAAGCATGATTTCCGGCTGCGATGCATCTGGATCTTTGAAACGTGAAATGTCCGGGAAATAGAGCTGTAAGAAATAGGACACCACAATAAAGATCACGCCACCAATCAGGGCAGTCAGGAAAATCGCTTTCGGGATGACGCGGCCTGCGTCTTTCGTCTCTTCAGACAGCGAGCTGATGCCGTCAAAACCGAGGAACGAGAAGCACAGAATCGTCGCACCGGTAATCATTGGCACAACCTGCGCGTGTTCAGACCAGAAAGGTTTGCTGCTCGCCAGCGTACCCGCGCCTTCTCCATGGCTGACGCCATAAATCACCATACCGGTGATAGCGATCATCACCGCCATTTGCAGCACAACAATGATGCTGTTGAAATTGGCGACGGTTTTAATGCCTTTCAGGTTGGAAAGCGTCATAAAACCAACCAGTAATACCACGAAGATCCAGGAAGGAACGCCGGGCACCAGGGCTTCAAAATAAATTTTTGCCAGCAGGATATTGATCATCGGCATGATCAGATAATCGAGCAGCGACGACCAGCCAACCATAAACCCAACGTGTGGGCTGATTGCTTTCTGGGCGTACGTGTAGGCCGAGCCAGCAGACGGGAAGCGGCGTACCAGCTTGCCATAGCTCAGCGCAGTAAACAGGATCGCAATGAGAGCAAACGCGTAAGCCGTGGCTACGTGACCGTCGGTCAGGCCAGAGACGATGCCAAAGGTATCAAACAGGGTCATTGGCTGCATATAAGCCAGGCCCATCATGACTACAGGCATCAAAGTTAGCGTTTTTTTCAGGTGCGGACGTGCCGCAGAGGTCTGGGTATTATGCGACATGATTCAGCCTCCCCATAGCGTCAACCTTTCTGGGTTGAACCACAGGGAAACTTCGCGTCGTGCGAACATTTTTCTTAATCGGGGTAACAGACTGGCAGGCAGGTATGAAGGTGAAACCTGCAACGGCGCCGTAGTCATCGCGAAGGTGCTGCCCGGCTGCGACCGGAGAAATAAAGTGTTGCCCCATCGTTCTTTTCCTCAACATGACACGAATGTGTGTAAAAAGTGTATCTATCCGGTTTTAAACCGGCCTCTTTGGCAAAAGTTTTTTTCTGGCAAAAAAAATAACCGACGCACAAAGGCGACGGTTAGTTCATTTTTCAGGGGACGTATTTTGCCCTGGCTGATGGCCTTGTGACAAGTAGTTAAGTCCTTCAGCAACAATTTCTTTACTGAATGGGACTGAATAAGGCCGTTTTGCCTGCTTCAGCGCCGAATCTGATACCCTAAAATTCCAGACTTAACCCGTCACAGCGGCAGATCCAGCCCATTACAGTAGCCAGTCACCTGATTTTTTCAGGCGTTTTTCAGCATCCAGTCAATTTCCGTGGCGGTAATCAACCGCTCGAAATGCATCATTTCATGGTGTTTACATCGGTGCCAGACAAAGCCAAAGCGTTCACCCAGCATTTTTTGCAGCGCAGGACTGTGAGCAAATTCATACAGCGCATCGCTCTGGCGGATCGGCAAAGGATTTCCTTCGGCCTGATGCCCGTTGCCCTGCACTGCCGGTGGAAGAGGTAAAGCAGTATCAATGCCATGCAGCATTCCCGCAACGACGGCTGCTACCACCAGATACGGATTAGCATCGGCTCCCGCAACACGGTATTCCACCCGATGGTTTTCCGCTTCACCACAGGGAATACGCAGCGCAACGGTGCGGTTGTTATGCCCCCATGAAGCCTGCAACGGTACAAACGCCTCCGGCAGAAAACGGCGATACGCATTTACATTCGGTGCCAATAGCGCCATAGACGCGGGCATCAGATCGATCATGCCCGCCAGCACCCGTTTCAATAAAGGCGAATCGCTGCCGTCATCGCTGATAAAAGCGTTGCGATCGGCGGCGTCGAGCATGCTGACATGCACATGCATACCGCTTCCGGCATATTCCTCATAAGGTTTTGCCATAAAGGTGGCGTTCATGCCGTGAGTTTCGGCAACCTGGCGGATAAGACGTTTGAGTTGAATGGCGTGGTCACAGGCGCTGAGGATATTGCGGGTATGATGCAGGTTGATTTCAAACTGTCCTGGCGACGCTTCGGCCAGCGCACCGTCGGTGGGAATGCCCTGCTTTCGCGCCAGTTCTTCAATATCGCTGAGCACTTCAGCAAAGCAGTCGAGGTTATCCACTGAATAAACCTGACTCTGCATATTGCGCTCGTCGCTGCCTGGCGTGCATGGGGGCTGAATATAGCCCTCCGCGTCTCGTTTTTTATCGACCAGATAGAACTCCAACTCTACCGCTACCACCGGAAAAAGCCCTCGATTGCGTAACTGCTGCCAGAGGTGATTCAGTACGTTCCGGGGTTCAACGTCAAAGGGAGTACCATCTTGATTGCGCATGGTGAGTAACACCTGCGCCAGATGCTGGGGATCGGCGGCAGAAGGGATCAGCGTGCCCTCAACCGGGACGCATATATTATCAGGCTCGCCCAGCGCCTGACCTAAACCCGCTTCCTCTACCGTGTTACCCAGGATATCCATGGCGAACACCGAAGCAGGGAAATAACAGCCTTTTTCCAGTCGGGCCAGACTGGTGACGGGAATGCGCTTGCCGCGAAAAACACCGTTTAAATCATTAAGGAGAATATCAACAAATTGCGTTTGAGGATGGCGTTCCAGATAAGCCTGCACTTCATGCTGGAACGCGCTGGTTCGCTGCTCTTCACTGTGCCTCGTGAAGTCTTCTACTTCGACGATATTGGTCATAGTGCCACCCGCCTTCGTTCAGTTCAGTAAACGTTGTTCGAAATAACAGCCACATTTCTAACATAGCGCCAACATTATCCCCCTGCAAATGTTACGTGATGTTTATTTTTACAGCAAAAATCCGTTTGAATAACCATCAGCGGGTTGCTAGATTGAATTTTGCTGGGCAAAAACGCGCCGCTGGCGTCTTTTTCGGTTGATATACTGAACAGGTCGGGGAAGAACGGAATGGGCAATATATTTAACAAGCCATTGATTGGCGTAGTAATGTGTCAGAAAGATTTCGGCGGCCATCCCACGCAGACAGTACAGAATAAATACCTTGATGCGGTGCTGGCCGCAGGCGGCGTTCCTCTGGCTTTACCTCATCATCTGATAAGCTCAGACGATCTATTAGAAAGTGCTATGGCTCCTCTGGCCGGCATTTTACTTACCGGCAGCACCAGCAATATTGAACCTCATCACTATGGCGAGACGGGGACGGAAACGGATGCCGATGCGGGACGCGACAGGCTGGCTTTTACGCTTATTCAAAAAGCCATCACCCGAAGACTGCCGCTGCTGGCTATTTGTCGGGGCTTGCAGGAACTGGTGGTCGCCACAGGCGGAACGCTGCATCGTCAGGTACAAAGCGTTGCCGGTTTTCAGGACCACCGTGAGGATAAACATGTATCGCTGGCGGAACAGTATGCGCCGGCTCATGAGGCGATTGTCGAGCCAGGCGGCCTGCTTTCTGAGCTGGTTGACGGCGCAACAATATTCCGCGTTAACTCGCTGCACCAGCAAGGGATCCGCTCCCTGGGTTCTGTACTGCGTATTGAGGCGCGCGCGTCCGATGGCCTGATTGAAGCCGTCAGCCTGAAACAGCATCCTTTTGCGCTGGCCGTGCAATGGCACCCGGAATGGCAAAGTGAAGCATCCCTTTCCTCCCGTCAGATATTTGCGGGTTTTGTTCATGCCTGTCTTCAGCATCACCAGGAGATACGGCGATGAACGAAAGTGCACCCGGCCGCCGTTTATCAGAAATCCGCCATCAAATGGGCATGTCACAACGACGCGTCGCGGAGCTTTCGGGC is a window from the Pantoea sp. CCBC3-3-1 genome containing:
- a CDS encoding FUSC family protein encodes the protein MRPDKPLSAFEFTLYRNYRTVHGIRIALAFVLTFLLVRLLAIPEGSWPLITLVVVMGPISSWGNVFPRAVQRIGGTLFGSVSGLIALKLELYSLPIMLGWCTLVMFLCGFLTMGKHPYMALLIGITLAVICGAPPGDMTTALWRGGDVILGSILALLFTSIYPQKAYIHWRIKLSDSLLETAKIYHAGFSPNLVEKPRLTQPLQRLLTGVVKMRSLIEPSSKETRIPRSVFEGIQTINRNMVCTLELQLNAWWSSRESLLIMLNAPALKRTQQMTENTLRALSSAVVEGSTEKISANSAELAEITRELRQLIRESDSDERVETPIHGYVWLSLEMVGQLERLSDLMRLVLRK
- the dacD gene encoding serine-type D-Ala-D-Ala carboxypeptidase DacD; the protein is MKKRQLVSFTLVLAFASVAHAEDNPLAFPLTPPAIDAASWVLMDATTGQVLTQGNADERRNPASLTKLMTGYVVDRAIDAKHITRDDMVTVGKDAWAAGNPVFKGSSLMFLKPGEKVSVRDLSRGVIIDSGNDACVALADYVAGSQAAFVDQMNQYVQKLGLTNTHFETVHGLDAPGQYTTAGDLAKLSRAIIFGEPDFYQMYSEKSLSWNGITQQNRNGLLWDKTLHVDGLKTGHTESAGYNIIASSVDGQRRLIAVVMGGKSSKGREEQARKLLLWGQNNFDTVQLFHAGKEIGHENVWYGNPHRVSVGSDKDVYLSLPREDVKRIKAKYVIERKDLAAPLKAHEQVGTIQLVDGDKQLASYPLVTLQAVDEAGVITRISDFIKQKL
- the sbcB gene encoding exodeoxyribonuclease I, whose product is MKRETSPPTFLFHDYETFGKSPSLDRPAQFAGIRTDMDFNIIGEPEVFYCQPADDYLPQPEAVMITGITPQLAQAKGISEAAYTQRIHQLFSEPNTCIVGYNNVRFDDEVTRNLLYRNFYDPYGWSWQNGNSRWDLLDVMRACYALRPEGIEWPENDDGFPSFRLEHLTKANGVAHENAHDAMSDVYATIAMAKRVKEKQPRLYDFLFSHRNKQKIMTLIDIPQMKPLVHISGMFGAFRGNTSWIAPLAWHPDNKNALITCDLAQDISPLLELDADALRERLYTRREDLGDALPVPIKLMHINKCPVVAPANTLRPEDAERLGIDRQRCLDNLALLRQHPEIREKVVTLFAEAEPFVASEDVDAQLYDGFFSDADRSAMNIIRQTAPENLPALDLTFNDARIDKLLFRFRARNYPGTLDEAEQNRWLAHRREMLNPQRVQDYVQELEMLFNQYEGDKAKMAQLKALFDYARELVS
- a CDS encoding APC family permease, which codes for MSHNTQTSAARPHLKKTLTLMPVVMMGLAYMQPMTLFDTFGIVSGLTDGHVATAYAFALIAILFTALSYGKLVRRFPSAGSAYTYAQKAISPHVGFMVGWSSLLDYLIMPMINILLAKIYFEALVPGVPSWIFVVLLVGFMTLSNLKGIKTVANFNSIIVVLQMAVMIAITGMVIYGVSHGEGAGTLASSKPFWSEHAQVVPMITGATILCFSFLGFDGISSLSEETKDAGRVIPKAIFLTALIGGVIFIVVSYFLQLYFPDISRFKDPDASQPEIMLYVAGKTFQFGILIFSCITVLASGMAAHAGVSRLMYVMGRDGVFPERFFGYVHPKWRTPALNVLLVGVVALSAISFDLVTATALINFGALVAFTFVNLSVISQFWIREGRNKTLKDNINFLLLPLCGALTVGALWINLEESSMILGLVWGAIGLVYLAVVTHRFRKPVPQWTEEPM
- a CDS encoding glutamine synthetase family protein, which encodes MTNIVEVEDFTRHSEEQRTSAFQHEVQAYLERHPQTQFVDILLNDLNGVFRGKRIPVTSLARLEKGCYFPASVFAMDILGNTVEEAGLGQALGEPDNICVPVEGTLIPSAADPQHLAQVLLTMRNQDGTPFDVEPRNVLNHLWQQLRNRGLFPVVAVELEFYLVDKKRDAEGYIQPPCTPGSDERNMQSQVYSVDNLDCFAEVLSDIEELARKQGIPTDGALAEASPGQFEINLHHTRNILSACDHAIQLKRLIRQVAETHGMNATFMAKPYEEYAGSGMHVHVSMLDAADRNAFISDDGSDSPLLKRVLAGMIDLMPASMALLAPNVNAYRRFLPEAFVPLQASWGHNNRTVALRIPCGEAENHRVEYRVAGADANPYLVVAAVVAGMLHGIDTALPLPPAVQGNGHQAEGNPLPIRQSDALYEFAHSPALQKMLGERFGFVWHRCKHHEMMHFERLITATEIDWMLKNA
- the puuD gene encoding gamma-glutamyl-gamma-aminobutyrate hydrolase, with the protein product MGNIFNKPLIGVVMCQKDFGGHPTQTVQNKYLDAVLAAGGVPLALPHHLISSDDLLESAMAPLAGILLTGSTSNIEPHHYGETGTETDADAGRDRLAFTLIQKAITRRLPLLAICRGLQELVVATGGTLHRQVQSVAGFQDHREDKHVSLAEQYAPAHEAIVEPGGLLSELVDGATIFRVNSLHQQGIRSLGSVLRIEARASDGLIEAVSLKQHPFALAVQWHPEWQSEASLSSRQIFAGFVHACLQHHQEIRR